Proteins co-encoded in one Thamnophis elegans isolate rThaEle1 chromosome 1, rThaEle1.pri, whole genome shotgun sequence genomic window:
- the BUB1B gene encoding mitotic checkpoint serine/threonine-protein kinase BUB1 beta: MASDGNEWELSKENVQPLRQGRIMTTLQGVLAQQDVSTHTVIQQQKRAFESEIRFYCGDDPLDIWDRYIKWTEQTFPQGGKEGNLSAVLERAIQALNEQQRYYQDPRYLSLWLKFGNCCSEPLDLYSYLHSQAIGTSLAQLYITWAEELEARENYKKADVIFQEGILHKAEPLDKLLSHHREFQARVSRQVLEELGNDCDVEEQLDSTVSEPQRTTLAELKGRGKRIIKAPISRVGNAVRVPSQGQSFQYPPSQQASVRPTFSVFDENKVADSTPDFPVLTPQPWVAPPPTKSKENELKAGPWTTGRRPRSNTDSSVVASAATPSFTPYVEETAQQQAMTPHKIESSINSVLSARKPGKEEDPLHRVQSHHQDGQEKKEQPMYCKERVYAGVEEFSFEEIRVEIYRKKRREELEALAQKKAELQRKIEEMEKVVREQQENKQKSGTQQQVEQEAAAVFSAASKDLKFSPTEQQHVLDTEAVEGFLPECFSIKSNFDLAESNQCKNSNSNEAEICPVATSMPFSIFDESSAIENKTPSFSLGLSLANGSHPLAARKLSESVTAKENVPPANLDKLQGIETLSEDAIVTGLYQNKTLFPNPEDTCDFVRAAHLVSTPFHEITEQRNHLGDKLEQECLESKTTLLNQQTVVCEGQYEESIYVKKLSPILEASVEDTRSSASSSSPIQISTVKLEQIPEKLELIDTTDEITNDVENASDDSSEGLQNAEQRKQLLQPLPDFLTEAFGFEQEDQIMPWIELEKEVNLGNAIYHVTHEYLISEQDKIFSAVSANVTDKDSAFLIKVHSEPVPWDFYILLVLQERLGAEFDQNFSLCTCFLYHNGCVTLHEIVRSLTVQDMIQHDKVIPREVILLIVYNLLEVVEKLHKAEIIHGNLNPETLFLGDSMYNSFAMENTNKILKIVDFSHSLDLQRQPTENSLKSFPITQTQIGQQIFNENTLVHQVDMLGIGNIAHLILFGEYLQVHWEEDRWKTNRDLSQSTDGDLWNTFFDKILNANGKSTVLLLHDLREELSFELSFDSSFPKHLCDFIQSWKPFLILET, encoded by the exons ATGGCTTCGGATGGGAATGAATGGGAATTGAGCAAAGAAAATGTGCAGCCTCTGAGGCAGGGACGAATAATGACTACTTTGCAAGGAGTTTTGGCTCAGCAAGATGTTTCTACTCACACAGTTATTCAGCAGCAAAAGAG GGCATTTGAATCTGAAATTCGCTTTTACTGTGGAGATGATCCATTGGACATCTGGGACAG GTACATCAAATGGACAGAACAGACCTTTCCTCAAGGAGGTAAAGAGGGCAATCTTTCTGCTGTTTTGGAGAGAGCTATTCAAGCTTTGAATGAACAGCAGAGATACTACCAAGATCCCCGTTATCTTAGTCTCTGGCTTAAATTT GGGAACTGTTGCAGTGAACCTTTGGATCTTTATAGCTACCTGCATAGCCAGGCGATAGGCACTTCACTAGCACAACTTTACATTACTTGGGCGGAAGAACTGGAGGCAAGAGAGAATTACAAGAAAGCTGATGTGATATTCCAGGAAGGGATCCTTCATAAAGCAGAGCCTTTGGATAAATTATTGTCCCACCATAG GGAATTCCAAGCCCGTGTGTCTCGACAGGTTTTGGAAGAGCTAGGAAATGATTGTGATGTAGAGGAGCAGTTGGACAGTACTGTTTCTGAACCACAGAGAACCACACTGGCAGAACtgaaggggagaggaaagagaatCATAAAAGCCCCAATTAGCCGTGTAGGAAATGCTGTAAGAG TCCCAAGCCAAGGACAGAGTTTCCAATACCCACCATCTCAGCAAGCATCAGTTCGTCCCACCTTTTCTGTGTTTGATGAAAACAAAGTTGCAGATTCTACACCTGATTTTCCAGTACTTACACCACAGCCTTGGGTTGCTCCTCCACCCACAAAATCAAAGGAGAATGAATTGAAAGCAGGTCCTTGGACCACAGGCAGG cGTCCTCGATCCAATACAGATTCCAGTGTTGTGGCTTCTGCTGCAACCCCCAGCTTTACTCCATATGTTGAAGAGACTGCACAGCAGCAGGCCAT GACTCCTCACAAAATAGAGTCCAGCATTAACTCTGTATTAAGTGCCCGAAAACCTGGAAAAGAGGAGGATCCACTACATCGTGTGCAAAGCCATCATCAAGATGGTCAGGAAAAGAAAGAACAGCCCATGTATTGTAAAGAGAGAGTCTATGCTGGAGTAGAGGAGTTCTCCTTCGAAGAGATTAGAGTTGAAATCtacagaaaaaagagaagggaag aacTGGAGGCTTTAGCGCAAAAAAAAGCTGAGTTGCAGAGAAAGattgaagaaatggaaaaagtAGTGAGAGAGCAGCAAGAAAATAAGCAGAAATCAGGCACTCAG CAACAAGTAGAACAAGAGGCTGCAGCCGTATTTTCTGCCGCATCAAAGGATTTGAAATTTTCCCCAACTGAACAGCAACATGTTTTAGATACTGAAGCAGTTGAAGGATTTCTTCCAGAGTGTTTTTCTATAAAAAG CAATTTTGACTTGGCTGAAAGTAATCAGTGCAAGAATTCAAACTCAAATG AAGCTGAGATTTGTCCGGTTGCGACTTCTATGCCTTTCTCTATTTTTGATGAGTCATCTGCTATAGAAAATAAGACTCCCAG TTTTTCACTTGGCCTTTCACTGGCAAATGGTAGTCATCCCCTCGCAGCCCGCAAACTTTCAGAAAGTGTCACTGCTAAGGAAAACGTACCtcctgcaaatttg GACAAACTTCAAGGAATTGAAACCTTGAGTGAAGATGCAATTGTCACAGGCTTATATCAGAACAAAACTCTTTTCCCTAATCCTGAAGACACATGTGATTTTGTTAGGGCTGCCCATCTAGTATCAACACCTTTCCATGAAATAACAGAACAGAGGAATCATCTGGGTGACAAACTAGAGCAAGAATGTCTGGAGTCTAAGACTACACTTCTGAATCAACAAACAGTTGTTTGTGAAGGACAGTATGAGGAGTCCATCTATGTGAAAAAACTGAG TCCAATTTTGGAGGCAAGTGTGGAAGATACCAGATCTTCGGCATCATCAAGTTCCCCAATACAAATCTCTACTGTTAAATTGGAACAAATTCCGGAGAAATTGGAATTGATTGATACTACTGATGAAATCACCAATGATGTTGAAAACGCCTCTG atgACTCTTCTGAGGGTTTGCAGAATGCTGAACAACGCAAACAGTTGTTGCAACCTCTTCCAGATTTCTTGACCGAGGCATTTGGCTTTGAACAGGAGGATCAAATTATGCCTTGGATAGAATTGGAAAAAGAAGTTAATTTAG GAAATGCTATTTATCATGTTACTCATGAGTATTTGATAAGTGAACAAGACAAGATATTCTCTGCTGTATCAGCTAATGTAACAGATAAGGATTCAGCATTTTTAATAAag GTGCATTCTGAGCCTGTGCCATGGGACTTCTACATATTATTGGTACTTCAAGAGCGCTTAGGTGCTGAATTTGACCAGAATTTTAGTCTCTGCACTTGTTTCTTATACCACAATGGCTGTGTGACTCTCCATGAGATAGTACGCTCTCTCACTGTTCAG GATATGATCCAGCATGATAAAGTTATCCCTCGGGAAGTGATACTGCTGATAGTTTACAACCTCTTAGAAGTGGTGGAAAAATTGCATAAAGCAGAAATAATCCACGGGAATCTGAATCCGGAAACATTGTTCTTGGGAGACAG TATGTACAATTCATTTGCCATGGAGAACACTAACAAAATTCTGAAGATAGTAGATTTCTCTCACAGCCTAGATTTACAACGACAGCCAACTGAGAATTCACTAAAAAGCTTCCCAATAACTCAGACCCAGATTGGACAGCAAATCTTTAATGAAAACACCTTAGTACATCag GTGGACATGCTTGGCATTGGAAACATTGCCCATTTGATTTTGTTTGGCGAATACCTGCAAGTTCATTGGGAAGAAGACAGATGGAAAACTAATAGAGATCTATCTCA GTCCACCGATGGTGATTTGTGGAatacattctttgacaaaattcTGAATGCAAATGGGAAATCAACTGTGCTGCTTCTGCATGATCTCAGAGAGGAACTGAGCTTTGAACTATCCTTTGATAGTTCTTTCCCCAAACACCTTTGTGATTTCATACAAAGCTGGAAGCCTTTCCTCATATTGGAGACCTGA